Proteins found in one Camelus bactrianus isolate YW-2024 breed Bactrian camel chromosome X, ASM4877302v1, whole genome shotgun sequence genomic segment:
- the LOC141576255 gene encoding melanoma-associated antigen 8-like: MRDLHHTEADFHDPREAEDSEDEQDIWVEEEEGASPLSPSSSSSSSSLSSYSVLFLGSGEEVADSGTPSPAQSPQGVCPSPTAMAAPPWSQSEDNGLRSQGEEGPSTGQDPADAESRLHDALHLMMVDLMGFLLHKYRTKQPTSKEEMLNAVLRDDQDHFPAVLSQASECLQLVFGVDVKEVDPREHLYVLVPTLGLTYDGMQDDGQSIPKTGLLLILLGVIVLEGDFAPEEAVWGALSKMGLCAGREHFIYGEPRELITNVWVREGYVEYRQVANSDPARHEFLWGPRAYTETSKLQVLEHFLRINRRGPSSFPSLSEERVSDEEEGA, from the coding sequence ATGCGTGACCTCCACCACACTGAAGCCGACTTTCACGACCCAAGAGAGGCTGAGGATTCCGAGGATGAGCAGGACATTTgggttgaggaggaggagggcgcatCCCCgttgtctccctcctcctcctcctcctcctcctccttgtcttcCTACTCAGTCCTGTTCCTGGGCAGTGGCGAGGAGGTGGCTGATTCTGGGACACCCAGTCCCGCGCAGAGCCCTCAGggtgtctgcccctcccccacagccatggcagcccctccctggagccagTCGGAAGACAATGGCCTCAGAAGCCAAGGTGAGGAGGGGCCCAGCACCGGGCAGGACCCGGCAGATGCCGAGTCCCGGCTCCACGATGCATTACATTTGATGATGGTTGACCTGATGGGCTTCCTGCTCCACAAGTACCGCACAAAGCAGCCGAcctcaaaagaggaaatgctgaaTGCGGTCCTCAGAGATGACCAGGACCACTTCCCTGCGGTCTTGAGCCAAGCCTCTGAGTGTCTGCAGCTGGTctttggggtggatgtgaaggaggtggaccccagggagcacttgtatgtcctggtccccaccctgggcctcacctaCGATGGCATGCAGGACGATGGGCAGAGCATTCCCAAGACTGGCCTCCTGCTGATACTTCTGGGTGTGATTGTCCTGGAGGGCGACTTTGCTCCTGAGGAGGCAGTCTGGGGAGCACTTAGCAAGATGGGGCtgtgtgctgggagggagcacttcatctatggggagcccagggagctcaTCACCAACGTGTGGGTGCGGGAGGGGTACGTGGAGTACCGGCAGGTGGCCAACAGCGATCCCGCTCGCCACGAGTTCCTGTGGGGTCCCCGGGCCTACACGGAGACCAGCAAGCTGCAAGTCCTGGAACATTTCCTCAGGATCAATAGAAGGGGTCCCAGTTCTTTCCCGTCCCTGTCTGAAGAGCGAGTGAGTGATGAGGAAGAGGGGGCCTGA
- the LOC141576387 gene encoding melanoma-associated antigen 8-like — MRDLHHTEADFHDPREAEDSEDEQDIWVEEEEGASPLSPSSSSSSSSLSSYSVLFLGSGEEVADSGTPSPAQSPQGVCPSPTAVAAPPWSQSEDNGLRSQGEEGPSTGQDPADAESRLHDALHLMMVDLMGFLLHKYRTKQPTSKEEMLNAVLRDDQDHFPAVLSQASECLQLVFGVDVKEVDPREHLYVLVPTLGLTYDGMQDDGQSIPKTGLLLILLGVIVLEGDFAPEEAVWGALSKMGLCAGREHFIYGEPRELITNVWVREGYVEYRQVANSDPARHEFLWGPRAYTETSKLQVLEHFLRINRRGPSSFPSLSEERVSDEEEGA; from the coding sequence ATGCGTGACCTCCACCACACTGAAGCCGACTTTCACGACCCAAGAGAGGCTGAGGATTCCGAGGATGAGCAGGACATTTgggttgaggaggaggagggcgcatCCCCgttgtctccctcctcctcctcctcctcctcctccttgtcttcCTACTCAGTCCTGTTCCTGGGCAGTGGCGAGGAGGTGGCTGATTCTGGGACACCCAGTCCCGCGCAGAGCCCTCAGggtgtctgcccctcccccacagccgtggcagcccctccctggagccagTCGGAAGACAATGGCCTCAGAAGCCAAGGTGAGGAGGGGCCCAGCACCGGGCAGGACCCGGCAGATGCCGAGTCCCGGCTCCACGATGCATTACATTTGATGATGGTTGACCTGATGGGCTTCCTGCTCCACAAGTACCGCACAAAGCAGCCGAcctcaaaagaggaaatgctgaaTGCGGTCCTCAGAGATGACCAGGACCACTTCCCTGCGGTCTTGAGCCAAGCCTCTGAGTGTCTGCAGCTGGTctttggggtggatgtgaaggaggtggaccccagggagcacttgtatgtcctggtccccaccctgggcctcacctaCGATGGCATGCAGGACGATGGGCAGAGCATTCCCAAGACTGGCCTCCTGCTGATACTTCTGGGTGTGATTGTCCTGGAGGGCGACTTTGCTCCTGAGGAGGCAGTCTGGGGAGCACTTAGCAAGATGGGGCtgtgtgctgggagggagcacttcatctatggggagcccagggagctcaTCACCAACGTGTGGGTGCGGGAGGGGTACGTGGAGTACCGGCAGGTGGCCAACAGCGATCCCGCTCGCCACGAGTTCCTGTGGGGTCCCCGGGCCTACACGGAGACCAGCAAGCTGCAAGTCCTGGAACATTTCCTCAGGATCAATAGAAGGGGTCCCAGTTCTTTCCCGTCCCTGTCTGAAGAGCGAGTGAGTGATGAGGAAGAGGGGGCCTGA
- the LOC141576379 gene encoding melanoma-associated antigen 8-like — MRDLHHTEADFHDPREAEDSEDEQDIWVEEEEGASPLSPSSSSSSSSSSSFSSLSSYSVLFLGSGEEVADSGTPSPAQSPQGVCPSPTAVAAPPWSQSEDNGLRSQGEEGPSTGQDPADAESRLHDALHLMMVDLMGFLLHKYRTKQPTSKEEMLNAVLRDDQDHFPAVLSQASECLQLVFGVDVKEVDPREHLYVLVPTLGLTYDGMQDDGQSIPKTGLLLILLGVIVLEGDFAPEEAVWGALSKMGLCAGREHFIYGEPRELITNVWVREGYVEYRQVANSDPARHEFLWGPRAYTETSKLQVLEHFLRINRRGPSSFPSLSEERVSDEEEGA; from the coding sequence ATGCGTGACCTCCACCACACTGAAGCCGACTTTCACGACCCAAGAGAGGCTGAGGATTCCGAGGATGAGCAGGACATTTgggttgaggaggaggagggcgcatCCCCgttgtctccctcctcctcctcctcctcttcctcctcctcctccttctcctccttgtctTCCTACTCAGTCCTGTTCCTGGGCAGTGGCGAGGAGGTGGCTGATTCTGGGACACCCAGTCCCGCGCAGAGCCCTCAGggtgtctgcccctcccccacagccgtggcagcccctccctggagccagTCGGAAGACAATGGCCTCAGAAGCCAAGGTGAGGAGGGGCCCAGCACCGGGCAGGACCCGGCAGATGCCGAGTCCCGGCTCCACGATGCATTACATTTGATGATGGTTGACCTGATGGGCTTCCTGCTCCACAAGTACCGCACAAAGCAGCCGAcctcaaaagaggaaatgctgaaTGCGGTCCTCAGAGATGACCAGGACCACTTCCCTGCGGTCTTGAGCCAAGCCTCTGAGTGTCTGCAGCTGGTctttggggtggatgtgaaggaggtggaccccagggagcacttgtatgtcctggtccccaccctgggcctcacctaCGATGGCATGCAGGACGATGGGCAGAGCATTCCCAAGACTGGCCTCCTGCTGATACTTCTGGGTGTGATTGTCCTGGAGGGCGACTTTGCTCCTGAGGAGGCAGTCTGGGGAGCACTTAGCAAGATGGGGCtgtgtgctgggagggagcacttcatctatggggagcccagggagctcaTCACCAACGTGTGGGTGCGGGAGGGGTACGTGGAGTACCGGCAGGTGGCCAACAGCGATCCCGCTCGCCACGAGTTCCTGTGGGGTCCCCGGGCCTACACGGAGACCAGCAAGCTGCAAGTCCTGGAACATTTCCTCAGGATCAATAGAAGGGGTCCCAGTTCTTTCCCGTCCCTGTCTGAAGAGCGAGTGAGTGATGAGGAAGAGGGGGCCTGA